In one window of Corynebacterium mycetoides DNA:
- a CDS encoding UDP-N-acetylglucosamine--N-acetylmuramyl-(pentapeptide) pyrophosphoryl-undecaprenol N-acetylglucosamine transferase, whose product MSEQLSIVVAGGGTAGHIEPALAVGEVLRDEFGADVSALGTEKGLETAIVPSRGFTLRLIDPVPIPRKKPWLLPAVPFKLAASVSQARAALREAGANAVFGTGGYVAASAYLAATSLRIPFFVLETNALAGMANKLGVRLGGAGFNAVANSGMPGEVVGIPVRPGVGSDPEGTKADHGYKMWNLDPQRPTVLVTGGSQGAASINAALAGAVEQITARGWQVLHAYGRKNDAPQAREHYTAVPYIDEMDAAYAVADVVVCRSGAMTVAENSAAGLPAIYIPLPHGNGEQGLNSAHLVDLGAALRIDDSELTPETLLDALDSVLGDPERLAAMRTALNNSGAGDVARALATRIVRATRSRRTR is encoded by the coding sequence ATGAGTGAGCAGTTGAGCATTGTCGTCGCCGGCGGCGGCACCGCTGGACACATCGAGCCCGCGCTGGCCGTGGGCGAGGTTCTGCGCGACGAGTTCGGCGCCGACGTCTCCGCGCTGGGCACGGAGAAGGGCCTGGAGACGGCGATCGTGCCCTCCCGCGGCTTCACGCTACGCCTGATTGACCCGGTGCCGATTCCGCGCAAGAAGCCGTGGCTGCTGCCCGCGGTGCCGTTCAAGCTCGCCGCGTCGGTGTCCCAGGCCCGCGCCGCGCTGCGCGAGGCGGGGGCCAACGCCGTGTTCGGAACCGGCGGGTACGTCGCGGCGTCGGCGTATCTGGCGGCGACGTCCCTGCGCATCCCGTTCTTCGTGCTGGAGACCAACGCCTTGGCGGGCATGGCGAACAAGCTCGGGGTGCGCCTCGGCGGCGCCGGCTTTAACGCGGTGGCCAACTCCGGCATGCCCGGCGAGGTGGTGGGCATCCCGGTGCGCCCGGGCGTGGGCAGCGACCCGGAGGGCACCAAGGCCGACCACGGGTACAAGATGTGGAACCTCGACCCTCAGCGCCCCACGGTGCTGGTCACCGGCGGGTCCCAGGGCGCGGCGAGCATCAACGCGGCCCTAGCGGGCGCGGTGGAGCAGATCACCGCCCGCGGCTGGCAGGTGCTGCACGCCTACGGGCGCAAAAACGACGCCCCCCAGGCGCGCGAGCACTACACCGCAGTTCCCTACATCGACGAAATGGATGCCGCCTACGCCGTGGCGGACGTGGTGGTGTGCCGCTCCGGCGCGATGACGGTGGCGGAAAACTCCGCGGCCGGCCTGCCCGCCATCTACATCCCCCTGCCGCATGGCAACGGCGAGCAGGGCCTCAACTCGGCCCATCTGGTCGACCTCGGAGCCGCATTGCGTATCGACGACTCCGAGCTCACGCCCGAGACCCTCCTGGACGCGCTGGACTCCGTGTTGGGCGACCCGGAACGTCTCGCCGCGATGCGCACCGCGCTGAACAACTCCGGGGCCGGGGACGTCGCCCGCGCGCTGGCGACGCGCATTGTGCGCGCCACCCGCTCGCGGCGCACCCGTTAA
- a CDS encoding FtsW/RodA/SpoVE family cell cycle protein: MTVTQGGQRRNPTPRRSARPVAHPGPQARTAKRPASSAPAQPSALARLIRRGEAAVDARPLADYTMIRTVVLVLAGLGVVMVMSSSMASSYASSASVWAQAVKQTVMVVGGLVVFWVMLKTSPDKLRRYSHVIMATAVLLLVAVLTPLGTGREEVGSQSWIALGPVSFQPSEFARVAIAIWGATVLANKNPKHIRRLDNGFAPFIVVAALCVGLIGLQGDFGMAASFSVVVAFILIFAGIPKRVIAAAGVVAAIALVGVFLAGGYRSNRFHVYFDALFGHFEDTRDIAFQSHQGFLSLADGSVFGVGLGQSRAKWFYLPEARNDFIFAVIGEELGLWGGALVIILFGLLAVFGLRTARRARNQFQALLAAALTTGVVSQAFINIAYVLGLLPVTGIQLPMLSAGGTSAVITLGAMGILASIARHEPDAVSSMQNYGRPAFDRVLGIGEPKAPGQRDSQRTTRAARAARSAERRAERFGAPVTARPAAAREAYRPAAAAPSQAPAAGDSRLRGGKPTRYDVRRDSTWRGSRRAG; this comes from the coding sequence ATGACGGTGACTCAAGGCGGCCAGCGGCGCAACCCAACGCCGCGCCGAAGCGCGCGCCCGGTCGCGCACCCGGGCCCGCAGGCTCGCACGGCGAAGCGGCCGGCGAGCAGCGCCCCGGCGCAGCCGTCGGCACTCGCGCGCCTCATCCGCCGCGGCGAGGCCGCGGTGGACGCCCGCCCGCTGGCCGACTACACCATGATCCGCACCGTCGTCCTGGTCCTCGCCGGGCTCGGCGTCGTCATGGTGATGAGCTCGTCCATGGCATCGTCTTACGCATCCTCGGCATCCGTGTGGGCGCAGGCGGTCAAGCAGACCGTCATGGTGGTAGGCGGGCTTGTGGTTTTCTGGGTGATGCTCAAGACCTCGCCCGACAAGCTGCGCAGGTACTCCCACGTCATCATGGCCACCGCCGTGCTGCTCCTCGTGGCGGTGCTCACCCCGCTCGGCACGGGGCGAGAAGAGGTGGGTTCGCAGTCGTGGATCGCGCTCGGGCCCGTCAGCTTCCAGCCCTCGGAGTTCGCACGCGTGGCCATCGCCATCTGGGGCGCGACCGTGCTGGCCAACAAAAACCCGAAGCACATCAGGCGCCTGGACAACGGGTTCGCGCCGTTCATTGTCGTCGCCGCGCTGTGCGTGGGGCTTATCGGGCTGCAGGGCGACTTCGGCATGGCGGCGTCGTTTAGCGTGGTGGTCGCGTTCATCCTGATCTTCGCGGGGATTCCCAAGCGCGTGATCGCCGCGGCGGGCGTTGTCGCGGCGATCGCTCTGGTGGGTGTTTTCCTCGCGGGCGGCTATCGCTCGAACCGCTTCCACGTCTACTTCGACGCGTTGTTCGGCCATTTCGAGGACACCCGCGACATCGCCTTCCAGTCCCACCAGGGCTTTCTTTCGCTTGCCGACGGCTCCGTGTTCGGCGTCGGGCTCGGGCAGTCACGCGCCAAGTGGTTCTATCTGCCGGAGGCCCGCAACGACTTCATCTTCGCCGTCATCGGCGAGGAGCTCGGCCTGTGGGGCGGCGCGCTGGTGATCATCCTGTTCGGGCTGCTGGCCGTCTTCGGGCTGCGCACGGCGAGGCGCGCCCGCAACCAGTTCCAGGCCCTGCTCGCCGCGGCGCTGACGACAGGCGTGGTCTCACAGGCGTTTATCAACATCGCCTACGTGCTGGGGCTGCTGCCGGTGACCGGCATCCAGCTGCCGATGCTCTCCGCCGGCGGCACGTCGGCGGTGATCACGCTGGGCGCGATGGGCATTCTGGCCTCGATCGCGCGCCACGAGCCCGACGCGGTGTCCTCCATGCAAAACTACGGCCGGCCCGCCTTCGACCGCGTCCTCGGCATCGGCGAGCCGAAGGCCCCGGGCCAGCGAGACTCTCAGCGAACAACCCGCGCAGCGCGCGCGGCACGCTCTGCGGAGCGACGCGCCGAGCGCTTCGGCGCCCCGGTGACCGCTCGCCCGGCCGCGGCGCGGGAGGCCTACCGCCCGGCGGCGGCTGCTCCGTCTCAGGCGCCCGCCGCCGGCGACTCCCGCCTCCGGGGCGGAAAGCCCACGCGCTACGATGTCCGCAGAGACAGCACCTGGCGTGGCTCACGCCGCGCCGGTTAG
- the murD gene encoding UDP-N-acetylmuramoyl-L-alanine--D-glutamate ligase encodes MTQLVNGDGAVLVAGAGVSGLGAAKLLRAVGARFVVADDNPANQERVREAVGAETVTTAEARDRLGEFGTVVTSPGWRPDTPLLVATGEAGIEVIGDVELCYRLDRAGVFGPPRTWLVVTGTNGKTTTTGMLAAIMREAENDTGLRAQACGNIGVAVSDALLDPERVDVLVAELSSFQLHWSQQLTPDAGVLLNLADDHIDWHGSFAAYADAKAKVLHARSAVVGVDDPEVVRLAERTGRKDIVGFTLGEPSASEAGVVGGRIVFNNAGELIDLASAEGIEPAGVAGVLDALAAAAVAVTQGVAPGRIQAGLVGYRVEGHRGAVVHSAGGVDWVDNSKATNPHAADSALAGAGEPGTVVWVAGGQLKGASVDRLIAEHAHLFRAVALLGVDRGIIHDALRRLAPGVPVFSTASTDPGAAMDECVAFAARTARPGDTVVLAPAAASLDMFSGMSARGDAFAAAAMRHCP; translated from the coding sequence GTGACGCAGCTTGTCAACGGAGACGGCGCGGTGCTCGTCGCCGGCGCCGGGGTGTCCGGGCTCGGCGCGGCGAAGCTGCTGCGCGCTGTCGGGGCGCGGTTCGTGGTCGCCGACGATAACCCCGCAAACCAGGAACGGGTTCGGGAGGCGGTCGGCGCGGAGACGGTGACCACTGCCGAGGCGCGAGACCGGCTCGGAGAGTTCGGCACCGTGGTCACATCCCCGGGGTGGCGCCCGGACACGCCGCTGCTGGTCGCCACCGGGGAGGCGGGAATCGAGGTCATCGGCGACGTCGAGCTGTGCTACCGGCTCGACCGGGCCGGCGTCTTCGGCCCGCCGCGCACTTGGCTGGTGGTCACGGGGACCAACGGCAAGACCACCACGACGGGCATGTTGGCGGCGATTATGCGCGAGGCGGAAAACGACACGGGCCTGCGCGCCCAGGCGTGCGGAAACATCGGCGTCGCCGTCAGCGATGCCCTGCTGGACCCCGAACGGGTCGACGTCCTTGTCGCGGAGCTCTCCAGCTTCCAGCTGCACTGGTCTCAGCAGCTCACCCCCGACGCCGGGGTGCTGCTCAACCTGGCCGACGACCACATCGACTGGCACGGATCCTTTGCCGCTTACGCCGACGCCAAGGCGAAGGTGCTTCACGCCCGATCCGCGGTGGTGGGTGTGGACGACCCGGAGGTCGTGCGGCTCGCGGAGCGCACGGGGCGTAAGGACATTGTCGGGTTCACGTTGGGGGAGCCGTCGGCAAGCGAGGCGGGGGTGGTCGGCGGCCGCATCGTGTTCAACAACGCCGGGGAGCTCATCGATCTCGCGAGCGCCGAGGGGATTGAGCCGGCCGGGGTGGCCGGGGTGCTCGACGCGCTGGCGGCGGCGGCCGTGGCGGTGACCCAGGGGGTGGCGCCCGGGCGGATCCAGGCGGGCCTGGTCGGGTACCGCGTGGAGGGGCACCGCGGGGCGGTGGTGCATTCTGCGGGCGGGGTCGACTGGGTGGACAACTCGAAGGCGACCAACCCTCACGCGGCGGACTCCGCGCTGGCGGGGGCGGGCGAGCCCGGGACGGTGGTGTGGGTCGCCGGCGGGCAGCTCAAGGGCGCCAGCGTGGACCGGCTCATCGCCGAGCACGCGCACCTCTTCCGCGCGGTGGCGCTGCTCGGGGTGGACCGCGGGATCATCCACGACGCGCTGCGTCGCCTGGCGCCTGGGGTCCCGGTGTTTTCCACCGCGTCGACAGACCCGGGCGCGGCGATGGACGAGTGCGTGGCGTTCGCGGCCCGCACCGCGCGGCCCGGGGATACAGTTGTGCTGGCCCCGGCGGCGGCGAGTTTGGACATGTTTTCCGGAATGTCGGCGCGTGGGGACGCGTTTGCGGCAGCGGCAATGAGACACTGCCCGTAG
- the mraY gene encoding phospho-N-acetylmuramoyl-pentapeptide-transferase has product MVQIFFAGAVSFLVAIFVTPLLIRYFNRRAMGQEIREDGPKSHARKRGTPTMGGIAILLAITVGYLVSGAWSALTGHRVFSASGLIVLGLTLALGAVGFADDGIKLFMKRNLGLNKTAKLVAQLAIALVFGILVLQFPDENGLTPASTNLSFVRDMGVIDFAAVGGILGTIMFLAFIYFLLAAWSNAVNLTDGLDGLAAGTTALVMAAYTGVTFWQFRNSCAAAPGPGCYDVRDPLDLAVLAAAGFGACVGFLWWNASPAKIFMGDTGSLALGGLVAGLSVTSKTELLMVIIGSLFVLEAVSVVIQVVSFKTTGKRVFRMAPFHHHFENGGWAETTVVVRFWLIAAMSVVAGLALFYGEWLTRVGATLL; this is encoded by the coding sequence ATGGTTCAGATCTTTTTTGCGGGGGCGGTGTCGTTTCTCGTCGCTATCTTTGTCACCCCGCTGCTGATCCGGTACTTCAACCGCCGCGCCATGGGACAGGAGATCCGCGAGGACGGCCCCAAGTCCCACGCCCGCAAGCGCGGCACCCCCACGATGGGCGGCATCGCCATCTTGCTGGCCATCACCGTCGGCTACCTCGTCTCAGGGGCGTGGTCCGCGCTGACGGGCCACCGGGTGTTCAGCGCCTCCGGGCTTATCGTGCTCGGCCTGACCCTGGCGCTCGGGGCGGTGGGATTCGCCGATGACGGCATCAAGCTCTTCATGAAGCGCAACCTCGGTTTGAATAAGACCGCCAAGCTCGTCGCGCAGCTCGCCATCGCCCTGGTGTTCGGCATCCTTGTCCTGCAGTTCCCGGATGAGAACGGGTTGACGCCGGCGTCGACCAATTTGAGCTTCGTCCGGGACATGGGGGTCATCGATTTCGCCGCCGTGGGCGGAATCCTCGGGACCATCATGTTCCTCGCGTTCATCTACTTCCTCCTCGCCGCGTGGTCGAACGCGGTCAACCTCACCGACGGGCTCGACGGGCTGGCGGCCGGAACCACGGCGCTGGTGATGGCGGCGTACACCGGGGTGACGTTCTGGCAGTTCCGCAACTCGTGCGCGGCGGCGCCCGGCCCGGGCTGCTACGACGTCCGCGACCCGCTGGACCTCGCGGTGCTCGCGGCCGCCGGGTTCGGCGCGTGCGTGGGCTTTTTGTGGTGGAACGCGTCGCCGGCCAAGATCTTCATGGGGGACACGGGTTCGCTCGCGCTCGGTGGTCTCGTGGCGGGGTTGTCCGTCACCTCGAAAACGGAGCTGTTGATGGTGATCATCGGCTCGCTGTTCGTCCTCGAGGCGGTCTCCGTGGTCATCCAGGTGGTGTCGTTTAAGACAACGGGCAAGCGCGTGTTCCGCATGGCGCCCTTCCACCACCACTTCGAAAACGGCGGCTGGGCCGAGACGACCGTGGTCGTCCGGTTCTGGCTGATCGCCGCGATGTCCGTGGTCGCGGGCCTCGCCCTGTTCTACGGCGAGTGGCTCACGCGGGTGGGGGCGACACTCCTGTGA
- a CDS encoding UDP-N-acetylmuramoyl-tripeptide--D-alanyl-D-alanine ligase, with protein MIPLKLAEIAKITGGRLNDAADPEAVVDGFVEFDSRKIAPGGLFVALPGKRVDGHDFAAAAVEKGAAGVLAARDVDAPAVVVPKAQPREGDNSDLAANDPDGSAAGVVAAMSKLASHVAHHLTSHGGLSIVGITGSAGKTSTKDLVASVLSAGGETVAPPGSFNNEIGHPYTVLRCTPTTRFLVAEMSARGIGHIAHLATIAPPSFGVVLNVGTAHIGEFGSKENIARAKGELVEALPTAADGGVAILNADDPLVSAMAQRTRARIVRFSASGQRVDYYATDISLDDVTRASFTLHSPGNAPQRVELSVFGAHQVSNALAAAAVGIESGIDAATVARSLSEARGVSGNRMDVQTRSDGVTVINDAYNANPDSMRAGIAALGFTASGRPGARSIAVLGEMAELGGDSVAAHSELGHDLARYRVTHLVAVGENEAMEALALSAREQGIKVDVAPDVEAAAAVVANILATPPAGEEGWYEREDKDVVLVKASNALGLWAVADRLLSGHSMKGVHSDGDGER; from the coding sequence ATGATCCCCCTGAAACTAGCCGAGATCGCGAAGATCACAGGCGGCCGGCTTAACGACGCCGCGGACCCGGAGGCGGTCGTCGACGGGTTCGTCGAGTTCGACTCGCGCAAGATCGCGCCGGGAGGGCTCTTCGTCGCGCTGCCCGGCAAGCGCGTAGACGGCCACGATTTCGCCGCGGCCGCGGTGGAGAAGGGGGCGGCGGGAGTGCTCGCCGCCAGGGATGTGGACGCGCCCGCCGTGGTCGTGCCCAAAGCGCAGCCGCGCGAGGGAGACAACTCGGATCTGGCCGCCAACGACCCGGACGGCTCCGCGGCGGGAGTCGTCGCGGCGATGTCGAAGCTGGCTAGCCATGTGGCGCACCACCTGACGTCGCACGGCGGGCTGTCCATCGTGGGAATCACCGGCTCGGCGGGCAAGACCTCCACTAAGGATCTGGTCGCCTCCGTGCTCTCGGCCGGTGGGGAAACCGTCGCGCCCCCGGGCTCCTTCAACAACGAGATTGGCCACCCGTACACCGTCCTGCGCTGCACACCGACCACGCGGTTCCTCGTGGCCGAAATGTCGGCGCGCGGCATCGGGCACATCGCGCACCTGGCCACAATCGCGCCGCCGTCGTTCGGGGTCGTTCTCAACGTCGGCACGGCGCATATCGGCGAGTTCGGCTCGAAGGAGAACATCGCCCGCGCCAAGGGCGAGCTCGTCGAGGCATTGCCCACGGCCGCGGACGGCGGCGTGGCCATCCTCAACGCGGACGACCCGCTCGTTTCCGCGATGGCGCAGCGCACCCGAGCGCGCATTGTGCGGTTTTCCGCTTCCGGCCAGCGCGTGGACTACTACGCCACCGATATTTCGCTTGACGACGTCACGCGCGCCAGCTTCACCCTCCACTCCCCGGGCAACGCCCCACAGCGCGTCGAGCTCAGCGTGTTCGGCGCCCACCAGGTGTCCAACGCGCTGGCTGCCGCCGCCGTCGGGATCGAGTCGGGGATCGACGCCGCCACCGTGGCGCGCAGCCTGAGCGAGGCGCGGGGAGTCTCTGGCAACCGCATGGACGTGCAGACCCGCTCGGACGGGGTCACCGTTATCAACGACGCCTACAACGCTAACCCGGATTCCATGCGCGCGGGCATCGCGGCGCTGGGGTTCACCGCGTCCGGTCGCCCCGGTGCGCGGTCGATCGCCGTGCTCGGCGAGATGGCCGAGCTCGGCGGCGACTCCGTGGCCGCGCACAGCGAGCTCGGCCACGACCTCGCCCGCTACCGGGTGACCCACCTCGTCGCGGTCGGGGAGAACGAGGCCATGGAGGCCCTGGCGCTTAGCGCCCGCGAGCAGGGGATCAAGGTCGACGTGGCCCCCGACGTCGAGGCGGCAGCCGCCGTTGTCGCGAACATCCTGGCCACGCCGCCGGCGGGCGAGGAAGGGTGGTACGAGCGAGAGGACAAGGACGTGGTGCTGGTGAAGGCCTCCAACGCCCTCGGGCTGTGGGCTGTGGCGGACCGGCTGCTCTCGGGGCATAGCATGAAAGGCGTCCACTCTGACGGAGACGGGGAGCGTTAA
- a CDS encoding UDP-N-acetylmuramoyl-L-alanyl-D-glutamate--2,6-diaminopimelate ligase produces MADEVVEHNEGEVHTLARIAEIAGARIVGVTDALAADTLIGSIGLDSREVAADGMFAALPGTRAHGADFAVDSPARAVLTDEEGLRILQGARETRPVLVVDDVRAILGAVSAHIYGYPSRAMTVIGVTGTSGKTTTTYLLERGLMAAGVQVGLIGTTGTRIRGRSVPTALTTPEAPTLQALFARMAAEGVTHVVMEVSSHALALGRVAGTEFDAAGFTNLSQDHLDFHPTMEDYFEAKALLFDPGSAVAAPIGVVCVDDEWGERMAQRPARTVLVGTRGQQDLDCSARTIAVRETGAQDVAVTLGGATYEFTLPLPGAFNVANAAVAAALAHAVGVDPPSFVAGLESAAVPGRMERIDAGQNFVAVVDYAHKPAAVAAVLETLRGQVQGRIGVVVGAGGDRDTSKRAVMGHEAATRADLVIVTDDNPRTEDPAAIRAAVLGGARSAGGRAEIRESGSRADAIDQLVAWARPGDAIAVVGKGHEVGQIIGETTHHFDDREEMRRALADNGYGENDADGHSGPHEKVRTPRP; encoded by the coding sequence GTGGCAGACGAGGTAGTGGAGCACAACGAGGGGGAGGTGCACACTCTCGCCCGCATCGCGGAGATCGCCGGCGCACGCATCGTCGGTGTGACGGACGCGCTCGCCGCCGACACGCTCATCGGCTCTATCGGGTTGGACTCGCGCGAGGTCGCCGCCGACGGGATGTTCGCCGCCCTTCCGGGCACGCGCGCCCACGGAGCGGACTTCGCCGTGGATTCGCCGGCGCGTGCTGTGCTGACGGACGAGGAGGGCCTGCGCATCCTACAGGGCGCCCGCGAGACCCGCCCCGTGCTCGTGGTCGACGACGTCCGGGCGATCCTCGGCGCGGTCTCCGCGCACATCTACGGCTACCCTTCGCGCGCCATGACGGTGATCGGCGTGACCGGGACGTCGGGAAAGACCACCACCACGTACCTGCTCGAGCGCGGCCTAATGGCCGCAGGCGTGCAGGTCGGGCTCATCGGCACGACGGGGACCCGGATCCGCGGGCGCAGCGTCCCCACGGCGCTGACCACCCCGGAGGCGCCGACCCTCCAGGCGCTGTTCGCGCGCATGGCTGCCGAGGGCGTGACCCACGTTGTGATGGAGGTCAGCTCGCACGCGCTCGCGCTCGGACGGGTCGCCGGCACCGAATTCGACGCCGCCGGATTCACCAACTTAAGCCAGGACCACCTCGACTTCCACCCGACGATGGAGGACTACTTCGAGGCCAAGGCGTTGCTTTTCGATCCGGGCTCGGCGGTGGCGGCTCCCATAGGCGTCGTGTGCGTCGACGACGAGTGGGGAGAGCGCATGGCGCAGCGCCCCGCGCGGACCGTGCTGGTGGGCACCCGCGGACAGCAAGACCTCGACTGCAGCGCGCGCACGATCGCCGTGCGCGAGACCGGGGCGCAGGACGTCGCCGTGACCCTCGGCGGCGCGACGTACGAGTTCACCCTGCCGTTGCCGGGTGCGTTCAACGTGGCCAACGCCGCTGTGGCCGCAGCGCTCGCGCACGCCGTCGGCGTGGACCCCCCGAGCTTTGTCGCAGGCCTCGAATCGGCCGCGGTGCCGGGGCGCATGGAGCGTATCGACGCCGGGCAGAACTTTGTCGCCGTGGTCGACTACGCCCACAAACCCGCCGCCGTCGCCGCCGTGCTGGAGACGCTGCGCGGGCAGGTGCAGGGGCGGATCGGGGTCGTGGTGGGCGCCGGCGGCGACAGGGACACGTCGAAACGCGCCGTCATGGGGCACGAGGCCGCGACGCGGGCGGACCTGGTGATTGTCACCGACGACAACCCGCGCACCGAGGATCCGGCGGCAATCCGCGCGGCCGTTCTCGGGGGCGCGAGAAGCGCCGGCGGCCGCGCCGAGATCCGGGAGTCCGGCTCGCGCGCCGACGCCATCGACCAGCTCGTGGCCTGGGCGCGCCCGGGAGACGCGATCGCCGTGGTGGGCAAGGGCCACGAAGTGGGCCAGATCATCGGGGAAACGACACACCACTTCGACGATCGGGAGGAGATGCGTAGGGCACTGGCCGACAACGGTTACGGTGAAAACGACGCGGACGGCCACAGCGGTCCGCACGAGAAAGTGAGGACGCCTCGCCCATGA
- a CDS encoding peptidoglycan D,D-transpeptidase FtsI family protein has translation MAFAVAVVLLVGRLAWVQVVWGPGLQYQAEAQRARIYEDPARRGDIVDRAGNQLAYTMQARSLTVSPVQLRKELREQQEQRMSMEGLSQAAIDAQADARVEDVLRTMANEIPTMIEGAHATQAPARVSSKDILDKLHAETDYEILVRNVDPDVAAEVAKKFHGVAADHQDIRQYPNGAVGENIVGKVSMDGQGQFGLEASSDSVLTGVNGSSKEDVSANGQSIPGTLRDVVPAVDGSRIALTIDVDLQTFVQRTLEQAKANSLAKDAEAVVLDAHTGEVLAMANTGTVDPNGNLEKQLAEGRSFDNYAISHPYEPGSVAKIITAAAAIEEGMTDPYEVHQVPGSIDMAGVTVADAWSHGVAPYTTAGIFGKSSNVGTLQLAQRLGAERFADYLHRFGIGETTGIELPNESAGLLPAEEQWSGGTFANLPIGQGMSWTTLQMASVYQTLANGGERIEPRIISEITGPDGQARPTAPAERTRVVSEETARTTVDMFRATFQQDPMGVNSGTAQGSGIEGYQLSGKTGTAQKVNPDTGAYSQSQFWITFAGIAPADDPRFVVAVMLDEPQRGPLEGGAGGQSAAPVFREISSWLLNRENIPQSAPAEPYVLEQR, from the coding sequence GTGGCGTTTGCGGTCGCCGTCGTCCTGTTAGTGGGACGGCTCGCCTGGGTTCAGGTCGTGTGGGGGCCGGGTTTGCAGTATCAGGCCGAAGCCCAGCGCGCGCGCATCTACGAGGATCCCGCGCGCCGCGGAGACATCGTCGACCGCGCCGGTAACCAGCTCGCGTACACCATGCAGGCGCGGTCCCTCACCGTCTCCCCGGTGCAGCTCCGGAAAGAGTTGCGCGAGCAGCAGGAGCAGCGGATGAGCATGGAAGGCCTCTCGCAGGCCGCCATCGACGCCCAGGCCGACGCCCGGGTGGAAGACGTGCTGCGGACCATGGCAAACGAGATCCCCACCATGATCGAGGGCGCCCACGCCACGCAGGCTCCGGCCCGCGTGAGCTCGAAAGACATCTTGGACAAGCTGCACGCCGAGACGGACTACGAAATCCTCGTGCGTAACGTGGACCCCGACGTCGCAGCGGAGGTGGCGAAGAAATTCCACGGCGTGGCGGCCGACCACCAGGACATCCGTCAATACCCCAACGGCGCCGTCGGAGAAAACATCGTGGGCAAGGTCTCCATGGACGGGCAGGGCCAGTTCGGGCTCGAAGCCAGCAGCGACAGCGTGCTCACGGGTGTCAACGGCAGCTCGAAGGAAGACGTTTCCGCTAACGGGCAGTCCATCCCGGGCACGCTGCGTGACGTGGTCCCGGCCGTCGACGGGTCGCGCATTGCGCTCACGATCGACGTGGACCTGCAGACGTTCGTGCAGCGCACACTTGAGCAAGCGAAAGCCAACTCCCTGGCGAAGGACGCCGAGGCGGTGGTGCTCGACGCGCACACCGGGGAGGTGTTGGCCATGGCCAACACGGGCACCGTCGACCCCAACGGCAACCTGGAAAAGCAGCTCGCGGAGGGGCGCAGCTTTGACAACTACGCCATCTCGCACCCGTACGAGCCGGGGTCGGTGGCCAAGATCATCACGGCGGCCGCCGCCATCGAAGAGGGGATGACGGACCCGTATGAGGTCCACCAGGTCCCCGGGTCGATCGACATGGCGGGGGTGACCGTCGCCGACGCGTGGTCGCATGGGGTGGCCCCGTACACCACGGCGGGCATCTTCGGAAAGTCCTCCAACGTGGGAACGCTCCAGCTGGCCCAGCGCCTGGGCGCGGAGAGGTTCGCGGACTACCTGCACCGCTTCGGCATCGGGGAGACCACGGGCATCGAACTGCCGAACGAGTCCGCCGGGCTCCTGCCCGCCGAAGAACAGTGGTCGGGTGGCACCTTCGCCAATCTGCCGATCGGGCAGGGCATGAGCTGGACGACGTTGCAGATGGCGAGTGTGTACCAAACCCTGGCCAACGGCGGGGAGCGCATCGAGCCGCGCATCATCTCGGAGATCACCGGTCCCGACGGTCAGGCGCGCCCGACCGCGCCCGCGGAGCGCACGCGCGTCGTCAGCGAGGAAACGGCGCGCACGACCGTGGACATGTTCCGGGCGACATTCCAACAAGACCCGATGGGGGTGAACTCGGGAACCGCCCAAGGCAGCGGGATCGAGGGCTACCAGCTCTCGGGCAAGACCGGAACAGCCCAGAAAGTCAACCCGGACACAGGCGCGTACTCGCAATCCCAGTTTTGGATCACCTTCGCGGGCATCGCGCCTGCCGACGATCCGCGTTTCGTTGTGGCGGTGATGCTGGACGAGCCGCAGCGCGGGCCGCTGGAGGGCGGCGCCGGCGGGCAGTCCGCCGCGCCCGTGTTCCGTGAGATCTCCTCCTGGCTGCTCAACCGGGAGAACATCCCCCAGAGCGCGCCCGCCGAGCCTTACGTGCTGGAGCAGCGCTAA